GTGAACTGGGGAATCGTGGCGGCGGTCGGCGCCGCCGGAACGACAGTGGGCGCCGGGACGGTGGGCCTGCTACGGAGAGCGGATGCTCCGGTGCCGGCCGTCGTGGTGGCGCTCGGCACCGGCGCGGCCTGGGCGGGGCTCGCCGTCCTGGCGCCCGCGTGGACGGCGTTCGTGCTGGCCGCGCTCGCCGTGCCGTTGATCGCGGCGGATCTGCGCCACCGGCGGCTGCCGGACGTGCTCACGCTGCCCGCGTACCCGCTCCTCGTCGCGGTGGCGCCGGATCCGGCGAAGGCCCTCGGAGCGGCCGCCGTGTTCGGGGGCGCGCACCTGGTGATCCACCTCGTCGCGCCGCACGCCATGGGCGCCGGTGACGTCAAGCTGGCAGGCGCCCTCGGCGCGGCGCTCGGCTCCGTGGGCTGGGCCGCGTTGCCGGTGGCAACCGTGCTGGCCGCGTTCGTCACAGCCGTCCTGGCCGCGACCCGCCGCTGGCGGAACGGGGTGCCGCACGGACCCGGCCTGCTGGCGGCGGCCACCGCGCTGGTCCTGATCCGCCCGGGATGAGCACGGGGGAGGCCGGTGCCATCGGCAGCGGGCATGTCGTGCTCCTCGGAGAAGGCGGGAGTCAGGCGCGCCTGCCGCTCACGCGGGCAACCGCCCCGCGGAGCCGGGCGACCGCGAAGGTCGGCGCGCTAGCTTGGGCGCGCAGGCGTGACCGGCGGGTGGGCCATGTCAGCCCCGCCCCCTGCGGGCGCCGCTCGTGGGTCAGCCGCCGGGTGGGGCGGGGCGAACGCGAAGGCGGGTAGCTGCCGGTCGGCGCGCGAGCTTGGGCGCGCAGGCGTGACCGGCGGGTGGGCCATGTCAGCCCCGCCCCCTGCGGGCGCCGCTCGTGGGTCAGCCGCCGGGTGGGGCGGGGCGAACGCGAAGGCGGGTAGCTGCCGGTCGGCGCGCGAGCTTGGGCGCGCAGGCGTGACCGGCGGGTGGGCCATGTCAGCCCCGCCCCCTGCGGGCGCCGCTCGTGGGTCAGCCGCCGGGTGGAGCCGGGCGAGCGCGAAGGCCGGCAGCCTGTCGGCTGGCGCGCCTGCTTGGGCACGCTGGCCCGACCGGCGGGTGGGCCATGTCAACCGCGCCCCTGCGGGCGCCGTTCGCGGACCAGCCGCCGGGTGGAGCGGGGCGAGCGCGAAGGCCGGCAGCTGCCAGCCGGCGCGCCATGCCGGACACCAGCCGCGCCACCCTGGGCTCACCGCCGCGCCACCCTGGACACACCGTCGTGACCAGTGGGCGGACCACATCAACCCCGCCCCCGCGGGCGCCGCTCGCGGGTGAGTCCCCGCCCGCCGGAGCCGCCTGAACCGGGCGACGACCGCCATGACAGGATCGTCTGGTGGTACTGCGCTGGATAACCGCTGGTGAATCGCACGGTCCGGCCCTCGCGGCCGTGCTCGAAGGGATGGTGGCCGGGGTCGAGGTCACCACCGCCGACGTGAGCGAGCAGCTCGCCCGCAGGCGGCTCGGGTTCGGCCGCAGCCCCCGCATGGGCTTCGAGACCGACCACATCGAGTTCCTCGGCGGCGTCCGGCACGGCGTCACCCAGGGCGGACCGGTCGCGGTGCACATCGAGAACGCCGAGTGGCCCAAGTGGG
The window above is part of the Amycolatopsis thermoflava N1165 genome. Proteins encoded here:
- a CDS encoding prepilin peptidase, translated to MPAVVVALGTGAAWAGLAVLAPAWTAFVLAALAVPLIAADLRHRRLPDVLTLPAYPLLVAVAPDPAKALGAAAVFGGAHLVIHLVAPHAMGAGDVKLAGALGAALGSVGWAALPVATVLAAFVTAVLAATRRWRNGVPHGPGLLAAATALVLIRPG